In Juglans microcarpa x Juglans regia isolate MS1-56 chromosome 4S, Jm3101_v1.0, whole genome shotgun sequence, a single window of DNA contains:
- the LOC121263116 gene encoding uncharacterized protein LOC121263116: MEGLKVSDANLVAYVNPSKSTKVPQAVLRELSSLLFKFNETFDGVVLAYDVQIQDKVAKILPGLHPYFCVRLEAKLLLFSPKPNMLLEGKVVKLTQTSIHVIVLGFSSAVMTDEDIREEFIYKTKHGEEQYASRFHKRHVIKVGTTIRFSVKSFDEEILHISGSMVPTNTGSIGWLAKHMEDVSRIDRRSTKRGRESEGESVIVEHSEAYSLHSDQIRTSKKRKIKDES; the protein is encoded by the exons ATGGAGGGGTTGAAGGTATCAGATGCCAATTTGGTTGCTTACGTGAACCCATCGAAGAGTACCAAGGTTCCCCAAGCTGTCCTACGCGAGCTCAGCTCTCTGCTTTTCAA GTTCAATGAAACTTTTGATGGTGTGGTATTAGCATATGACGTCCAAATTCAAGATAAAGTTGCAAAGATTCTTCCTGGACTTCACCCTTATTTTTGTGTGAGACTAGAAGCAAAGTTGTTACTTTTTTCTCCGAAGCCTAACATGCTTTTAG AAGGGAAGGTTGTGAAGCTTACTCAAACATCCATTCATGTCATTGTTCTTGGTTTTTCATCTGCTGTCATGACAGATGAAGACATTCGGgaagaatttatatataaaacc AAACACGGTGAGGAACAATATGCTAGCAGATTTCACAAGCGACATGTGATAAAGGTTGGAACCACGATACGCTTTTCAGTCAAGAG TTTTGATGAGGAAATACTGCACATTTCTGGGTCTATGGTTCCAACAAACACGGGAAGCATTGGCTGGTTGGCTAAACATATGGAAGATGTTTCACGTATTGACAG GAGGAGTACAAAGAGGGGAagagaaagtgagggagaaTCGGTAATTGTAGAGCACAGTGAAGCATATTCCTTGCACAGTGACCAAATCAGGACGTCAAAGAAACGCAAAATTAAAGATGAGTCTTAA